TGGAGCGTGTTGGCAAGGAGCCCTTCCTCCCACACGGAAAATCCTGCTCATCCTAGGGATTCCTCCGCAGGGAAGTCTGTGTAGCTGCATGAACAGGCAGCCGAAGATAGGAgcagaaagctgttttttttctgaacatttccCTCCTGAGCTCTGTTGGGAAATCGCTTTCTGCCAGCTGAAATACCAGCAGCTCTGGAGTTTGCCATGATtcctgatttggaaaaaaataattcaagtcTCTCTTCATGTGCTTCATAAAAATCCTTTTCCAGAATTGTGTTAAATTGCTCTACAATTTGCTGTCGCTTGATTCCTGCagaggcttcttttttttttgggggggggggggtgtttggttttttttttttttactggatcACGCAATGGAAAGTGTTTCTCATGAGGCTCATGAAACACTGTGCTTGTTTTTACTGTGAAtcatgggattatttttttctttccctatttGGCTGTTGCTGACCATTGGACAGTTCTCtagaataattctttttttaaactgagtttATTAGGGGAAGCAGGCAAACAAGGCTAAGCTAATGTTCAGCTGGAGGCAACAAGCACATCTCTAGCTCAGCAGGAGTAGTCATGTGGGGATAAACCAAATATGCTTAAGTAAATAAACAGAAGTAGCTGATGGAGGAAGCCTGAGCACAGCATCATGCGGTTCAGGTTTGTTCTAACTAAAACGTGAACCTTAGTAATGAGATCTTAGAGGCAAGGCTCAGTGCTCCTAGGTGTTTCTAAGTGATGTTGTAGTTGGGGAGTTCATCctctttctgttgctctttttttgCCCGTAGGGGTGGGATCGAAGTACCTGGGCAGTTCTGCTCTGCTACAGAAACGTCAAACAAAAATGTAGGGTTTGTGCCAAAAGATAACACTACATTATAATACcactttttctccttaaagctttatttttctctagtCAATCATACTTTTAATGGAGTTCTTGCTAATTGCTAACTCGTCTCTGAGAGGTGCCTCTTTACTGAACACTTACTCTTCCCTCTCTTGCAGGATTGAGTTCCAGAACAAGTTCTACACTGGCACTGGGTTCAagtttctccctttctcctttgaTATCATCCGTGAAGGGAGGTTTGACGACTAAAGATCCCTCTGCTCGAGCAGTGTTAAACATCGTGTGTCCGTGGCTAGCCCTCTCCCATGTGTGTGAGTTGCATGTAATCCTCCCATAGCGAAAATAACTTATTGCAGCACCCTCGAATGTTACTGTGGCATTTCAAAGCCAAAAGCTTGGACATTCTCGGGTAATGAGTGACACTGGATCAAAGAAACTTCTCATTCCTTAAGTTTACCACTGAAGATACTAAGTGCATGAAGTGTCTGAGTTTTTGGTGTGTACTTCTGGTGTAGTGAATTCCCTGGCAGGCTCATCGGGGCAGTGTGAAAGAAGTGCAGCCGTGGCTGAGTGGGTGGACAGGCTCGTGGAGGAAAGGTGTAACGGCTTCCGCCTGTGCAAAGCTTGCTGCTtgggaagagattttttttttttttttttttttgagaaagttTTACATGTGGATCCTATCTATGTGTCTCTGCCTCTGATCACACAGGTGACGAGCAGCGGGGCAGCTGATAAACCAGGGCATGCTTCTCCTACCTCCAGGGCTTCCACATGTGCCACATTTTAATCTGACAAAACCAATGTCTCATCCTGAGCGGGGATTCAGCTCCTCAAACTCTGGCTGGGGCTTGAGGAGCTGATACGAAGGGGTAGGACTTGAGCCTCAGCTGAGTCTTGGCAGCCGTTTGCTCCAGTGATGGGAAGCACCTTGTCCTTGCAAGAAAggtcttctccttcctcccaggaGCAGAGATGCTCCTTTAACTGTGCACCTGCCCACTTGCATCCCAGGCAAAGCCCCGTGTCTGGCAGTGAAGGCTCGTTCCACCCCTTGTTTCTGCAGGCAGTGGTGGGCGCGGGGGGCTCGGCTGCTGCCTGGGGTGAGACGGAGGAGGGACGAGCTGCGGTGCAAACTGTTGTCTGACCCAGTGGAGCTCCTTAGGTCTCTTGTGTGAAGCCCTGaggctgcagagccctggaggcACATCCAGATGGTGCCCACATAGACTTGGCGTCGGTGGTGGCAGCTTTTGCAAAGGCGGAGGTACCAGTGACCCGTGTTGTCACGTATGCTCAGGGTGTGTCTGAGGAGCCCTTTAGGGGAGCACAGAGGCAGAGTCCAAAATAGTCCCACGGCACTGGAATCCCAGCGGTGTTTCTAcgtggtggctgctgctgctttttctccgGTGCAAGATGTGAATAATTTCTTGCCCTCCTCAACTTGATGTATCTGTAGGAGCAGtagggggggtgtgtgttagTGCTGTGTGTAACTGTTGTGTTTAATTCTCGCCGTTGATCTGCAGTATTTGTGTACAAGTGGATTAGAGCTATAATGAGAATCGCTGTAACCTGGCATGGAGGAGGAGCCGCCACGCAGTGCAGGGCTGTTGAAAATTAAGTGGGAAGGGTGGTGCAGGGAGCGCAGGGATGGCTGTGCCGCGCGTGGAAGGTTCTGGGTAAGGGTGGTGGTTACAGGTAGGCTGGGCTGGCTGTTTACCGGGGTGTTTGCAGGGCAAAAGAGGAAATCAAAACACGTTGGCGGCTGCAACAGGGTCTGCTGCTCCCAGGAAATGCATTGCCCACAGTCATTGTATAAATTAAATGAACTGCACAACACGCGCTGTGgccttttctctgcttcccctgCGTTCTCCCAAGGGGGGTCCCCGGTACCCCCCCTgcctggggggagctgggacCTTTTCCTGCCCTGGGATCCCGTAGGGTGGGATGGGCAGAGCTGGTTTGTAAAACGGGACCGTGTGCCCATCGGTGCTTATGGAGCCCTGGCTGACATCCCAAGcagggggggctgagggggggggtCTGTCCAGCCCCGCAGCCTCCAGCCTGCCCCGCTAAACCTGTAACTGAGTGGAACCACGGCTTGTGCCGGaggaaaaagccaaaacccGGGAGGGTGTGGGTGCCCCCCCAGGGCTACTGGGGCAAatgtgctctgcctgctgccccacTCCCAGCATCACAAGCCGTGGGGcgacacaccccccccccccctccccaggaacCCACTCCCCACCGAGGAGGGCTGTGTTTGTTTAGCCctttcctgcagggctgggggctgcccggggagggggggttcTGCGTGTTTTGCAGCTACAGGCCGGGGTTTCCCGGCTCCTGCTGCCccgggtgggggggggtggggagccgCCCAGCCTGCCCCTTGCCCTCCCGCGCCCCTCGGATGGGGACCCGGCCCCCCCGCCGGTGCCAGCTGTGTGCAGCGGCTGCGCTACCCTCTGCCCCGCTGCCCTGCACCGCCCCCGCCGGCAATCGCGGAGTCCCGGCCCGTTTCCGTGGCTGGCCCCGCcgcaggggggtggggggggctggagcccccggggtgggggggtccccGTTCGTCCCTCCCTTCCCGCAGCCGGGTTCTGCCCCGGGAatgcccaggcagcccccccggcagctgggagagcccctgcggcagcccctgcccccccgaGGGGTCCATCCTCTGTGCCCCCGCAGCAGCCTTGGGGCCCGGCTGCGCTGCGGTGCGTTGGGGTCCCCGAGGGACCCTGCCCAGGGCGGGCGAGCACCGGGGCCGTctgcccggcagcccccgggcgCGACACAGCCGCGGAGGTGCCCGGAGCTGGGGTGCAGCCTCCCCGGGGGTTTGCGCCCCCCTCGGGGTCCCTCCCGACCCTCCGGgggcccctcccgccccccgAGGGTCtgcgcccccccaccccctccggCAGCACGGGCTAGTCTCCCCCCGCCTCCGCCCCGGGGCTCGGGGGCAGCCGGAGCGGGGCTTTGTGCCGGGTCCCGGGGGCTGCGGAAGAGCTGGGCCGCTCCCCCGCCTCGGGGCCCCGGCGGGCGCCTGTGCCCGGTGTGGCAGCGCCCCCTCCAGGCCGGAGCGGGCGCCCccccgggggagggggcgggtACTGCTCCGTCCCGGGGGCCCGGAGCCGGCGGATGCTCCGAGACTTCGCGGCCCGGTTGGCCTCGCGGGTGGAAAACGTGATACGAAAACAGACCAGAGGCGCCGGTGTCCGGTGCCGGCCCTGGTCCTGGTTCCAGCCCCGGTCCcggcgccccgcagccccggcggcgCTTAGCCCCGCGGGGAGCCGGAGGCGGCGGAGCCGGGCCGCGCTCGGTACGTCCGCTCCGAGGGGCGGTCCCGCCCACTCCTCCCCGCCCACTCCCCGCCCACTCCCCGCCCACTCCCCCGGTACCGGctcggccccgccccgccctgccccgATTGGCGGCGCCGGGGCTGGGAGCGGCGATGGCGGCGCGGCCGGgaccggggccggggccggggccgggcctggcgctgctgctgctgctgccggtgctggcggcggcgcgggcgggcgcgggggaCGCGCGGCAGGCGGCGGCGGTGCGGGCGCTGGCGCGGCGGCTGCTGGGCCCGCGGGCCGGGGCCGTGGCGTTGACGGTGGAGGCGGCGCTGGCGGCGGGTGGCCCCGACACCTACCGGCTGCGCtccccgcccggcgccgccgtGGCCGTGGCCGTGACGGGCTCCAGCGGGGTAGCGGCGGCCGCCGGGCTCTACCGGTACCTGCGCGACTTCTGCGGCTGCCACCTCTCGTGGTCCGGGGCGCAGCTCCGCCTGCCCGACCCGCTGCCGCGGCTGCGGGCCGAGATCCGCGCCACCGCCCCCGGCAGGTAacggggccgcggcggggcgggcgggcacCGGGCCGGGCGCGCCTCACGCCTCATTAGCCCGGGACAAGGCGCCTTTGCGTAACGGGAGCGGGGGGGGCCGCAGCCCGCAGCCCGCAGCCTCCCGCCCGCTCCCCCCCAGGTTCCGCTTCTACCAGAACGCCTGCGCCCAGAGCTACTCCTACGCCTGGTGGGACTGGGCGCGCTGGGAGCGGGAGATCGACTGGATGGCGCTGAGCGGCATCAACCTGGCCCCGGCCTTCGCGGGGCAGGAGGCGGCCTGGCAGCGGGTTGAGTATCGGGGGCCGCGGGCACGGGCAGGGCGGCCGGGGGAGCACGGctgagccccccgccccgcgcaggTGTTCCGCTCCCTGGGCCTCAACCAGACCGAGATCGACGCCTACTTCACCGGACCCGCCTTCCTGGCCTGGAACCGCATGGGCAACCTGCGCGGCTGGGCAgggccgctgccgcccgcctGGCACCTCAAGCAGCTCTACCTGCAGGTACCGGGGGCACCGGGGGCTGCCCGCCCACCCCGGGCAGGCCCACGCCACCCCCTGCCCGAGGGACCCCGCTCCCTTCCCCAGCCGCTGGCGGGGGACTCCTcgtggggagctgggggctcccctccccccgctccctccctccctctctcccccagTACCGGATCGTGGAGAGGATGCGCTCGCTGGGGATGATCACGGTGCTGCCGGCCTTCGCAGGCCACGTGCCCCAGGGGATCCTTCGGTGGGTGCAGCCCCGAGTGCGCACAGaccccccagggcagggcagccctggctgcagccccctccccagtaTTTCAGCCCCAGACCCTTCCCAGACTCCCACCTCCAGCCTGTGCCGGCTGCACCTGGGGCCAACgcagctcctgcccctcctgtgCCGGTGCCAGCTGCCCCGGGAGGCTGCCCTTGTCCCTGCAGGGGCATGGTGGTCCCATCCTGCTCCTTATGCCCACCTCTGCCCTCTGGCGCAGGGTCTTCCCACACGTGAATGCCACTCGCCTTGGGGGCTGGAGCCACTTCGACTGCACCTACTCATGCACCTACCTGCTGGACCCGGAGGACCCCATGTTCCAGGTGATCGGGACCCTCTTCCTGAAGGAGCTGATCAAGGAGTTTGGCACGGACCACATCTACAGCGCTGACACCTTCAACGAGATGACGCCCCTCTCCTCGGACCCTGCCTATCTCTCGAGGGTCAGCAAGGCCGTCTTCAGGTCGATGACGGGAGGTGGGTCACCGTGCGGTGCCAGCCCGGTCGGGGGGCTCTAGGTGGGGATGGTTGTGGGGGAGGCGGCTGTGGGCCCTGCGTGAGCACCCATCGGCAGACCCCGTTGGTGCCAGACCCTCGAAGCCCCCTCTAAGAGGGGTGGTTGGTGGCCCTGGGGCTTCGCGGGGCACCTGCCTGGTGGGACCCTCACCTCGTGCACCTCCGTCCCCAGCTGACCCCGAGGCGCAGTGGCTGATGCAGGGATGGCTCTTCCAGCACCAGCCCGACTTCTGGCAGCCGGCGCAGGTGCGGGCCCTGCTGCACGGCGTGCCCCTCGGCAGGATGATTGTTCTCGACCTCTTTGCCGAGTCCAAGCCTGTCTACCAGTGGACGGAGTCCTTCTACGGGCAGCCCTTCATCTGGTGCATGCTGCACAACTTCGGGGGCAATCATGGCCTCTTTGGCACCGTAGAGGCCATCAACCACGGCCCCTTCGCGGCTCGCCGCTTCCCCAACTCCACCATGGTGGGCACCGGGCTGGTGCCCGAGGGCATCGAGCAGAACGACATGGTGTACGAGCTGATGAACGAGCTGGGCTGGCGCCAGGAGCCTCTCGACCTCCCCAGCTGGGTGACCCGCTACGCTGAGCGCCGCTACGGTGCCCCAAATGCCGCCGCGGCCAGTGCCTGGCGTCTGCTCCTGCGCAGCGTGTACAACTGCACCGGCGTCTGCGTCAACCATAACCGCAGCCCGCTGGTGCGCCGGCCCTCCCTGCACATGGACACGGAGCTGTGGTACAACGCCAGCGACGTGTACGAGGCCTGGCGCCTGCTGCTGAGCGCCAGCGCGGAGCTGGGCTCCAGCCCCACCTTCCGCTACGACCTGGTGGACGTCACGCGGCAGGCGGCTCAGCAGCTGGTGGGTGACTATTACCTGAGCATCCGCCAGGCCTTCCAGAGCCACGCGCTGCCGGAGCTGCTGACGGCCGGCGGCGTGCTGGTATACGACCTGCTGCCGGAGCTGGACAGCCTCCTCTCCAGCCACAGCCTCTTCCTGCTGGGCCGCTGGCTGGAGAGCGCCCGCTCCGTGGCCACCAGCGACCGGGAGGCTGAGCAGTACGAGCTGAACGCCCGGAACCAGGTGACGCTCTGGGGTCCCAGCGGGAACATCCTGGACTACGCCAACAagcagctgggggggctggtgctGGACTACTATGGCGTGCGCTGGAGCCTCTTTGTCTCTGCCCTGGTGGAGAGCCTCAACTCGGGCAGCCCCTTCCACCAGGACCAGTTCAACCAGGCTGTCTTCCAGGTGGAAAGAGGCTTCGTCTACAACAAGAAGCGCTACCCAGCCGTGCCGACCGGGGACACGCTGGAGATCTCCAGGAAGCTGTTCCTCAAGTATTACCCCAGCGCCCTGCGGCGCAGCCGGGCTGGGCCGGCGTGactccaggctgtgctgccagagcCCCCCCTGGGAGCGAGAGCAGAGACCCCCGCGCCCTCCTGCGTCCAGgcccctgcagctcctggcctGACGGCTGCGTCATGGCTGTGCTGGAATGAAGGCGCAGAGCCCCGCTGGCCCCCAGCCAGCATGGACCTGCCGTCTCCCCTGCGCGGGCAGGATACATCCCGAGGGGGGCTGGCGACTGGGTGGGGGACAGGCTCTGCCCCAGGGAACCAtcctgctctgtgctctgtGCTCAGCCCTCCCTGACGGCCCTGAGCCTGTCCCTGGGAAAGCTGGGCTGCATGAGCCCTGACAGGGAGGTTCTGCGGTCCCAGCGCTCCCAGCTGGAAGCTCGGCGGGAGCTGGGATGGGGCACACGTGTCCCTGCCGCAGGGCCCTGGCTGGCTGACGGATgaagcagctggggagctggcagcaggggagggggggggcagagcagccccctcccccaggggAAGCAGGCAACTGGCCTCACTCCTGGTGAGGTCCTGTGCCTCCCTGCGCTGGGCACTCCCTGCCCCATGGACCCCAGTGCCCGTGGGGACCCGCCACCGCACGGCCCCGGCCACGCTTCATGCCTTTTGTATGGAAAGGGACTTTGCTGAGCTTTCCGCGGTGGTGCTGGGGCCGCGCTCCCCGGCCCGGGGTCCTCTGGGCcttttcccccccccgccccagctggGGCTCGGGCAGAGCCCGGCTGTGGTGCCACTCGCCTGCGGTGCTGCTCGCCTGCAGAGCAATTAAAATCCTGGCCGCTGAGCGCTTTTATCCCACGTGTGTctgtctcctctccccagcatgGGACTTGTGCAAAACGGggggcagaggagcaggaaaaATGCGCTGCCGGCCACGTGCCAGCAGCCGGGGTACCTGGCACggtgcagcacagctggtgctgggcCTGGCTGGTGCCAACCCCcggggctgcagctccccttGGCTCCGTGGGGTCTTTATCGCGGCAGCTGCGCGAGCATCAAGGCGCAGGGAGCCCCAAGCGTGGGCAGGGAGGCGGGTGGAGGGGCCTTGAGATAAGGCGGCAGACACAACAGCCGTGGCGTGGGGCGGGGGgaccctccctcccagccctcttAAACGCGCGGCCCCTCCGGCCGGCACTGCCTGCCCATGGAGAAAACCACGGTGCTGATCACCGGCTGCTCCTCGGGCATCGGCCTGGGGCTGGCCGCGCGCCTGGCGGCCGACACCGCTCGCCGGTTCAAAGGTAAAGGGGTGACGCTGCGCCGGGAGGGGCCGGCACCCCCGGGGGGTCTCCCAGGGCCAGGTAGCACCTCGCCATGGGCAGCTGGTGCCGGTACCGGCCAAGCAGCTCGGTGGCACCGGTGCCCTGCTTTCTCCCCCAGTGTATGCCACCATGCGCGACCTGGCCAAGGGCGAGCGGCTGCTGGAGCGCCTCGGGGGCCACTGCCCCGACACGCTGGAGGTCCTGCAGCTCGATGTCACCGACCCGCGCTCGCTGGCGGCTGCCGCGCAGCAGGTGCAGGGGCAGCGGCTGGATGTGCTGGGTACGGCTCTTGCCAGTGTCCCCACCGTGCCCAaggtggctggggggggtctCTCCAGGGGTTGCTGACCCTCCCCATCGTACCAGTAGCAGATGCTGGATGACGGGAGGTGccggcagccctggggctgggacgGGGGATGttcagcagggcaggggtgcaggagctgggcttgtGGGTGCTGAGGGTCGCTGGCCCGTCGGCAGGGAAGGGCCCCTGGTGCCAGGGGTGCCGGAGAGCGCGAGGGGGCTGCGGTGCCTGGCTCACCAGCGCTGTGCCTGGCAGTCTGCAACGCGGGGGTGGGACTGATGGGCCCCCTGGAGACCTGCTCTGACCAAGCCATGAAGACCATCTTCGAGGTGAACCTCTTTGGGGCCATCCGCACCATCCAGGCGTTCCTGCCCACCATGAAACGCCGCAGGGCCGGCCGGATCATCGTCTCCAGCAGCATCGGGGGGCTGCAAGGTGGGACCTGACCCTGCTGTGGCAGGACCCCCCCGGCACCGTGTGGCACCAGGAGCTGCGGGGAAGGGACCCAGCACTCAGGGTGCGGCTCTGCCCCAGGGTTGCCCTTCAACTCGGTGTACTGCGCCAGCAAGTTTGCGGTGGAGGGGCTGTGCGAGAGCCTGGCCATCGTCCTGCGGCCCTTCAACATCCAGTGAGTgccggcagcgccgcgggggGCTGTGCCCCTGCCCGCCCAGCACCGGGAcggagggatgctggggggggggggggtaccACAGCGGCTCAGAGCTGCCACCCTGCTCCCCCTCGCAGCCTGACGCTGGTGGAGTGTGGACCCGTCAACACCAGCTTCCTGGCCAACCTGCAGCGCCCAGAGCCCGAGGGCAGCGAGCTGCAGGGCCTGGATGCTGAGACCCGGGGTCTTTACCTGCGGTACCTGCAGCACTGCCGGAGTCTCTTCCAGGACAGGGCccaggaggtggaggaggtCCTGCAGGTCAGTCCCTGGGGGTGAGGGGCTCCGCGAGGGGTCCgtgccgggggaggggggctgcagggccgtGCTGGGCACGGGTCTGACCCCTCTGCCGTGCCAAGGTGTTCCTGGAGGCCATCGGCACCCCCTGCCCGCCGCTGCGCTGCGTCACCACCCAGCTCTTCGCCCCACTCCGGCGCCTGAGGGTGGCCAGCCCCGACGGCTCCGCGTACCTGCGGGCCATGCACGACCTCGTGTTCGGCCACGGCGGCGAggccggcggggcccggccctgAGCCACCAGCATCAGGGGAGCCCCGGAGCCCCAGCCCCGTAACGGCTGTCCTGGGGGGTCCCCCGCCTCCACTCCAGGGTCGGGCCGTGCTCCTCGGCTGGGGGggagcagccccctgcctgccacCAATAAAGCCCTTTGCAGCCACACGGCTCCCAGCCCGTCCCTCCCGTCGAGCAGCGCTGCCCGGGGGCTACCGGGGGTTCAGCCCGGTCCCGGGGGTCCCCCACTCCCGCTCAGGGGTCTGGCTGCTCTCCATGGGGCTGGCGAGTGCTGTGCCGGGGGGGGTCGGTCCCCAGCAAGCCCTCTGCAGCCGCACGGCTCCCGGCCCATCCCTCCGTCgagcagcgctgcctgggggTCTGCCACGGGTTCAGCCCGGTCCCAGGGGGGTCCCCTTGTCTCCGCTCCGGAGTCCGGCCGCGATGCTcggggctggcgggggctgtgccgggggggggTCGGTCCCCAGCAAGCCCTTTGCAGCCGCACGGCTCCCGGGCCGTCTCTCCCGTCGAGCTGCGCCGCCCagggggggtcccgggggttCCCTTGTCTCCGCCCCGGGGTCCGGCCGCGCTCCGCGGGGCTGCGGGTGCCGTGCCGGGGGGCGGGTACGGGGGGGGCCGGCTCTGTCCGCCCCTcccccggcgggcggggccgggtcccgccgctcccccgcggTGCCGGGCTTCCCCCGAGCGGCCGTtccggggcggcggcgg
This DNA window, taken from Falco peregrinus isolate bFalPer1 chromosome 18, bFalPer1.pri, whole genome shotgun sequence, encodes the following:
- the HSD17B1 gene encoding LOW QUALITY PROTEIN: 17-beta-hydroxysteroid dehydrogenase type 1 (The sequence of the model RefSeq protein was modified relative to this genomic sequence to represent the inferred CDS: inserted 2 bases in 1 codon) → MEKTTVLITGCSSGIGLGLAARLAADTARRFKGKGVTLRREGPAPPGGLPGPGSTSPWAAGAGTGXKQLGGTGALLSPPVYATMRDLAKGERLLERLGGHCPDTLEVLQLDVTDPRSLAAAAQQVQGQRLDVLVCNAGVGLMGPLETCSDQAMKTIFEVNLFGAIRTIQAFLPTMKRRRAGRIIVSSSIGGLQGLPFNSVYCASKFAVEGLCESLAIVLRPFNIHLTLVECGPVNTSFLANLQRPEPEGSELQGLDAETRGLYLRYLQHCRSLFQDRAQEVEEVLQVFLEAIGTPCPPLRCVTTQLFAPLRRLRVASPDGSAYLRAMHDLVFGHGGEAGGARP
- the NAGLU gene encoding alpha-N-acetylglucosaminidase, with amino-acid sequence MAARPGPGPGPGPGLALLLLLPVLAAARAGAGDARQAAAVRALARRLLGPRAGAVALTVEAALAAGGPDTYRLRSPPGAAVAVAVTGSSGVAAAAGLYRYLRDFCGCHLSWSGAQLRLPDPLPRLRAEIRATAPGRFRFYQNACAQSYSYAWWDWARWEREIDWMALSGINLAPAFAGQEAAWQRVFRSLGLNQTEIDAYFTGPAFLAWNRMGNLRGWAGPLPPAWHLKQLYLQYRIVERMRSLGMITVLPAFAGHVPQGILRVFPHVNATRLGGWSHFDCTYSCTYLLDPEDPMFQVIGTLFLKELIKEFGTDHIYSADTFNEMTPLSSDPAYLSRVSKAVFRSMTGADPEAQWLMQGWLFQHQPDFWQPAQVRALLHGVPLGRMIVLDLFAESKPVYQWTESFYGQPFIWCMLHNFGGNHGLFGTVEAINHGPFAARRFPNSTMVGTGLVPEGIEQNDMVYELMNELGWRQEPLDLPSWVTRYAERRYGAPNAAAASAWRLLLRSVYNCTGVCVNHNRSPLVRRPSLHMDTELWYNASDVYEAWRLLLSASAELGSSPTFRYDLVDVTRQAAQQLVGDYYLSIRQAFQSHALPELLTAGGVLVYDLLPELDSLLSSHSLFLLGRWLESARSVATSDREAEQYELNARNQVTLWGPSGNILDYANKQLGGLVLDYYGVRWSLFVSALVESLNSGSPFHQDQFNQAVFQVERGFVYNKKRYPAVPTGDTLEISRKLFLKYYPSALRRSRAGPA